One Thermus sp. LT1-2-5 genomic region harbors:
- a CDS encoding ammonium transporter: MQKHSSFWGLAVIGLSGLAWAEGVDGAATAWVLVSTALVLLMTPALAFFYGGLVRSKNALNTMMMSFAALGFVGVGWALLGYSLAFAEGSPWLGGLGHALLRGVDLAAKGEIPHLLFMAFQGTFAIITAALLTGGLVERMRFPALLLFLTLWGLLVYAPLAHWVWGGGFLGALGALDFAGGTVVHINAGIAALVGALVLGSRKDYGRQAILPHNVPFVLLGAALLWFGWFGFNGGSALASGEVAALAFVNTLLAPAATLAVWILLDLLRTGKATAVGLATAIVVGLVAITPAAGFVSPLSALALGAVSALPSYFFLLYRPRTRLDDSLDVFGAHGLAGVTGALLTGVLAEKAWNGVADGLLFGNPAQLGVQALAVLAAVGYSALGTFVLLKLVAFLTPLRASPKEEGLGLDVTQHGEEAYASGEGAILVLSEASPPALKPLGGKA; the protein is encoded by the coding sequence ATGCAAAAGCACAGCAGCTTTTGGGGATTGGCGGTGATCGGGCTTTCAGGTTTGGCTTGGGCGGAAGGCGTAGACGGAGCGGCCACAGCGTGGGTGCTGGTGTCCACGGCCCTGGTCCTCCTCATGACCCCAGCTTTGGCCTTCTTCTACGGGGGGCTGGTGCGCTCCAAGAACGCCTTGAACACCATGATGATGAGCTTCGCCGCCTTGGGCTTCGTGGGGGTGGGCTGGGCCCTTTTGGGCTACAGCCTGGCCTTCGCCGAGGGAAGCCCATGGCTTGGGGGCTTGGGCCACGCCCTGCTGCGGGGCGTGGACCTGGCGGCCAAGGGGGAGATCCCCCACCTCCTCTTCATGGCCTTCCAGGGCACCTTCGCCATCATCACCGCCGCCCTTCTAACGGGGGGCTTGGTGGAGAGGATGCGCTTTCCCGCCCTCCTCCTCTTCCTCACCCTCTGGGGGCTTCTCGTTTACGCCCCCTTGGCCCACTGGGTCTGGGGCGGGGGGTTTTTGGGGGCCTTAGGGGCCCTGGACTTTGCCGGGGGCACCGTGGTCCACATCAACGCCGGGATCGCCGCCTTGGTGGGGGCCTTGGTCCTGGGGTCCCGCAAGGACTACGGGCGGCAGGCCATCCTGCCCCACAACGTGCCCTTTGTCCTCTTGGGGGCGGCGCTCCTTTGGTTTGGCTGGTTCGGCTTCAACGGGGGCAGCGCCCTGGCCTCGGGGGAGGTGGCGGCCTTGGCCTTTGTCAACACCCTCTTGGCCCCCGCGGCTACCTTGGCCGTCTGGATCCTTCTTGACCTCCTGCGCACGGGCAAGGCCACGGCGGTGGGCCTGGCCACGGCCATCGTGGTGGGGCTGGTGGCCATCACCCCGGCGGCGGGTTTCGTTTCGCCCCTTTCCGCCCTGGCCCTGGGGGCGGTTTCCGCCCTGCCCAGCTACTTCTTTCTCCTCTACCGGCCCAGAACCCGCCTGGACGACTCCCTGGACGTCTTTGGGGCCCACGGCCTGGCGGGCGTCACCGGGGCCCTCCTCACGGGGGTTCTGGCGGAAAAAGCCTGGAACGGGGTGGCGGACGGCCTCCTCTTCGGCAACCCGGCCCAGCTCGGCGTCCAGGCCCTGGCGGTCCTGGCCGCGGTGGGCTACTCCGCCTTGGGCACCTTCGTCCTCCTCAAGCTTGTGGCCTTCCTCACCCCCTTGCGGGCAAGCCCCAAGGAGGAGGGCCTGGGTCTGGACGTGACCCAGCACGGGGAAGAGGCCTACGCCAGCGGGGAAGGGGCCATTTTGGTCCTCTCCGAGGCCTCCCCGCCCGCCCTCAAACCCCTGGGAGGTAAGGCATGA
- a CDS encoding P-II family nitrogen regulator — protein MKLIVAIIRPEKLGEVLEALFRAEVRGLSLSRVQGHGGETEKVETYRGTTVKMELHEKVRLEIGVSEPFVKPTVEAILKAARTGEVGDGKVFVIPVEKVYRIRTGEEDEAAVTPVQ, from the coding sequence ATGAAGCTCATCGTGGCCATCATCCGCCCGGAGAAGCTGGGAGAGGTTTTAGAAGCCCTCTTCCGGGCCGAGGTGCGGGGGCTTTCCCTAAGCCGGGTCCAGGGCCACGGCGGGGAAACGGAAAAGGTGGAAACCTACCGGGGCACCACGGTGAAGATGGAGCTCCACGAGAAGGTGCGCCTGGAGATCGGGGTTTCGGAACCCTTCGTCAAGCCCACGGTGGAGGCCATCCTCAAGGCCGCCCGCACCGGGGAGGTGGGGGACGGCAAGGTCTTCGTGATCCCCGTGGAGAAGGTCTACCGCATCCGCACCGGGGAAGAGGACGAGGCGGCGGTCACCCCGGTACAATGA